CAAGGAGTGGGGGGTCGGTCGAGCGGTCGGGCGATACGGATCAGGAGTTGACGGCGGGGATGACCTCGGAGCCGTAGGCGTCGATGGTCGCCTCCTGGGCGTCGTGCATGTCGTAGACGGCGAACTGGTCGACACCCAGCTCGCGCAGCGCGTTCAGTTTCTCGATGTGCTTCTCGACGGGTCCGATGACACAGAACCGGTCGACGATCTCGTCGGGCACGAACGCGGTGTCCGGGTTGTCGGCCCGTCCGTGGTGCGAGTAGTCGTACCCCTCGCGTGCCTTGATGTAGTCGGTGAGCTCCTGCGGGACCAAGCCGCCGCCGGAGCCGTACTTCGACACCAGGTCGGCGACGTGGTTGCCGACCATCCCGCCGAACCACCGGCACTGCTCCCGCGCGTGGGCGAGCGCCTCGGGCGAGTCGTCCTCGGTGACGTAGGCGGGGGCGGCGACACAGATCTTGACCTCGGAGGGATCCCGACCGGCGGCCACGGCCGCGTCCTTCACGGCCTTCACCATGTACTCGGTGAGGTACAGGTCGGCGAGCTGGAGGATGAACCCGTCGGCCTCCTCGCCGGTCATCTTCAGCGCCTTGGGGCCGTACGCCGCCATCCATACGGGGAGTTGGGCACCCTCCTTGATCCACGGGAACTTGACGACCGTGCCGCCGAGGTCGGCCTCCTGGCCGGAGCCGAGCGCCCTGATGACCTTCATGGCCTGGCTGATCCGGGCGAGCGTGTTGGGCGTGCGGCCCGCGACGCGCATCGCGGAGTCGCCGCGGCCGATGCCGCAGACCGTGCGGTTGCCGAACATGTCGTTGAGGGTGGCGAAGGTGGAGGCGGTGACCTCCCAGGTACGGGTGCCCGGGTTGGTGACCATCGGGCCGACCGTCAACTTCGAGGTGTTGGAAAGAATCTGACTGTAGATCACGAACGGCTCCTGCCAGAGCACGGCGGAGTCGAAGGTCCACCCGTAGGTGAAGCCGTTGCGTTCGGCCCGCTTCATCAGGCTGATGACCTTCGAGGCGGGCGGATCCGTCTGCAGGACGAGTCCGAAGTCCATGGGCGCCACTCCTAGTTGAGGTACTGACAGGTGGAGCGGGGGGTGTAGGCGCCGTGCCCGGCGTGCCCGGTGTACTCCCGCTCGGTGATGACGAGTTCGCCGCGTGAGAGGACCGTCTCGACCCGGCCCGTGAGGCGCTTTCCTTCGTACGCCGAGTAGTCGACGTTCATGTGGTGGGTCTCGGCGGAGACGATCTGCTCGGCGTTCGGGTCGTAGATCACGACGTCCGCGTCGGCGCCCGGGGCGATGGTGCCCTTCTTCGGGTACATGCCGAACATCCGGGCCGGGGTGGCGCAGGCGATCTCGATCCAGCGGCGGCGCGAGATGTGTCCGTCGACGACCGCCTGGTGGAGCAGGTCCATGCGGTTCTCGACGCCGGGGAGGCCGTTGGGGATCTTCGAGAAGTCGCCCCGGCCGAGCTCCTTCTGGCCCACGAAGCAGAAGGGGCAGTGGTCGGTGGAGACGACCTGGAGATCGTTGGTCCTCAGGCCCTGCCACAGCTTGGCCTGGTGCTCCTTCGGACGCAGGGGCGTCGAGCACACGTACTTCGAGCCCTCGAAGTCCGGCTCGGCGAGGTTGTCCGTCGACAGGAACAGGTACTGCGGGCAGGTCTCGCCGAAGACGTTGAGCCCTTCGTCGCGTGCGCGTGCCAGCTCGGCCACCGCCTCCATGGCCGAGACGTGCACGACGTAGAGCGGGGCGCCCGCGACCTGCGCGAGCTTGATGGCGCGGTGGGTGGCCTCGGCCTCCAGCAGCGCCTTGCGCACCTCACCGTGGTAGCGCGGGTCGGTCTCCCCGCGGGCCAGCGCCTGCTCCACGAGCACGTCGATCGCGATGCCGTTCTCGGCGTGCATCATGATCAGTCCGCCGTTCTCGGCGGAGCGCTGCATGGCGCGCAGGATCTGGCCGTCGTCGGAGTAGAAGACGCCGGGGTAGGCCATGAACTGCTTGAAGGAGGTGACCCCTTCCTCCACCAGCAGGTCCATCTCCTTGAGCGTCTCCTGGTTCACATCGGAGACGATCATGTGGAAGCCGTAGTCGATGGCGCAGTTGCCCTCGGCCTTGGCGTGCCAGGCGTCCAGGCCCTCGCGCAGGGTGTGGCCGACGCTCTGCACCGCGAAGTCGACGATGGTCGTCGTGCCGCCCCAGGCGGCGGCCCGGGTGCCGGTCTCGAAGGTGTCGGAGGCGAAGGTGCCGCCGAACGGCAGCTCCATGTGGGTGTGGGCGTCGACGCCACCGGGGATGACGTACTTTCCGGTGGCGTCGATCGTGCGGTCGGCCGTCCATGCCTCGGCAGCGGACGTACCGGTGGCGGCGAGGGCGGTGATGCGGCCGTCCTCGATCAGGACGTCGGCGTGGATTTCGTCGGATGCGGTGATGACGAGACCGCCGCGGATGATGGTGCGGCCGGGCATGGGGTCACGCTCCGTTCGGTTGTGTGGACAGTGCCGGTCGTCTGTGGCTGGTCGCGCCCCGCGGCGGAGCCGCACATGGACGCTGCCCCGCGCCCCTTGAGGGGCGCGGGTGTGACCGTCGGTCTTATGGGGCCGTCAGCGGCGCATACGCGTCCGGGCGGCGGTCGCGGAAGAACTGCCAGCGGTCGCGCACCTCGCGCAGCTTGTTCAGATCCAGGTCCCGTACGACGAGTTCGGTCTCCTTGTCGCTCGCCACCTCGCCGACGAACTGGGCCTCCGGGTCGACGAAGTACGTCGTGCCGTAGAAGTCGTTGTCGCCCAGCTCCTCCACGCCCACCCGGTTGATCGCGCCCACGAAGTACTCGTTGGCGACGGCCGCCGCCGGCTGCTCCAGCTGCCAGAGGTAGGCCGAGAGACCGCGCGAGGTGGCCGACGGGTTGAAGACGATCTCGGCGCCCGCGAGGCCCAACGCCCGCCAGCCCTCCGGGAAGTGGCGGTCGTAGCAGATGTAGACGCCGATCCTCCCGACCTTGGTGTCGAAGACCGGCCACCCGAGGTTGCCGGGGCGGAAGTAGAACTTCTCCCAGAATCCCGGGACTTGCGGGATGTGATGCTTGCGGTACTTGCCGAGGTACGAGCCGTCGGCGTCGATCACGGCGGCGGTGTTGTAGAGGACGCCGGGCTGCTCCTCCTCGTACATCGGCAGGATCAGGACGATGCCCAGCTCCTTGGCCAGCGCCTGGAACCGCTTGACGATCGGCCCGTCCGGGATCTGCTCGGCGTACTCGTAGAACGCCTTGTCCTGGACCTGGCAGAAGTACGGCCCGTAGAACAGCTCCTGGAAGCACAGGACCTGAGCACCCTGCGCGGCCGCGTCCCGGGCCGCCTGCTCGTGTACCTGGATCATCGACTCCTTGTCGCCCGTCCACGCGGTCTGGAAGAGGGCGGCACGAATCACTCTGCTCATCGGGACCTCCGGTCGCTCGGTGTGCGAGAAGACTAGGAAGTCGGAAAAGCGGCTTTGAGTTGCACGGTGTCACGTCTGCGGGGGCGTGGCGTGCCACGGTGTCACCCTTTCGTGGGCCCATGTTTCACCGCCGTTTTCCCAGGTCGTGGCGTGTTTCAGCTCTGTTGCGCGTCGTGCGCGAGGAGCGCGATGTGCACCGAGGCGGCCTGCTCGAAGTCGTCGAGGTCGACGCCGAGCCGGCCCTGTATCGCCTCCAGGCGCCGGTAGAGCGCGGGGCGGGAGACGTGGTGGAGCTGGGCGGTGCGGGACTTGTTGCGGCCGGTGGCGAGATAGGTGCGCAGCACGGCGAGCAGATCGTCCGCGGCGCCCGAACCCGTGTCGCACAGCAGCCCGTCCAGCTCGCGCTCCGCGAAGGACTGCACATGCGGGTCGTCCCGCAACAACCTGATCAGGCCCCGCAGATGGACGTCCTTGAGGCGTACGACGGCCGGGAGGTCGAGCACCCCGGACGCGACGGCGTCGGCGACATGCCGGGCCTCGCGCATACCGGCGGGCACGTCGTCCCAGGCCGCGCGGGGGTCGGCCGCCGCCACGACCGTCCCGGTCAACCGGGCCGCGAAGTTCGCCGTGAGCACGGTGGCGTCCTGGTCCCGGGCCAGGCTGAGCAGGACGGCGGTGGCGCCGTCGGCGAGCTCGGCGACGATCCCGGGCAGCCCCAACAGCCGTAGCACGCGGTCGAGTTCGGCCGGATCGCCGTCCCGTACGACGAGCGGCACGAAGGTGCGGCGGTTGACCGGCAGTCCGGCCGCCCGCGCGCGAGGCAGCAGCTGGCGCGCCGGTACGACCCCGCTGACCAGGTCGGTGAGCAGGCTCTGCGCCGACTGTTCCTCCCAGGTGTGGGCGGAGGTGCCGCCGAGCATGCGGTGCAGGACGAGGGACTCGGCGGCGCGGTCGGCGAGGAGGCGTCCGGTGGCGGTGTCGCCGCGGTAGCCGCACAGCATGATCTGGCCCCAGCGCTCCCCGCGCCCGCCGAGTTCGGCGCGGATCCAGCCGTCGCCCGCGCTGACGCCGGCCTGGCGGGCGATGCGCTCCCAGTCACGCAGCACGTCGTCCACCGCCGAACGCTCCCCCGCGGTGGCGAGGACGCGGTGCGCGAGGTTGGTGACGACGACGGGGCAGCCGCTGTGGTGGGCGATCTCGTCGAGCATCCGCTGGAGCGGGGCCCCTGCCGTGATGAGCCCGGTGAGGGCGGTCCGGACGGCCTCGGACATGCTGACGGCGGCGAACTTCCGCCGTACCAGCCGGGCTTGGACCTCTTCCGTCAACTCCGCGAAGGGGAAGGGGCGGTGGAGGACGACCATCGGCAGCCCGCACCGCTCGGCGGCCCGGCGCATCACGTCCGGCGGGGCCGGGAAGGCGCGACCGAGTCCGAGAACGACGGCCGCGGCCTCCGCGCGGTGCAGGGACTGGATGTACTCGGCCTGCTTGTTCTCGTCACCCGCGAGCAGCACTCCGGTGGTGAGGACCATCTCGCCGCCGCTGAGCATCACCCCGACGTCGGCGGCCTCGGCCACGTGCACCCAGCGCACGGCCCGGTCGAGCTGCCCGGCACCGGCCACCACCTCGGGCTCCCCGGCCAGGACCCGCTCCAGCATGAGGACCTGACGGACCGACAGAGTCGGCGCCGAGGACTCCAGGGGCTCCAAGGTGGTGCTCATGACGGTGTTCCCTCGCTGTGGACCTACTGGATGGTGCTCCTCAGAGCGTGTTCGAGGATCGCGGCGCCCTCTTCGGCCTCCGCGACGGTCAGGGACAGCGGCGGGGCGATCCTGAGGGCGCTGGTGTTGTGCCCGCCGCCCTTGCCGAGCAGCAGCCCCTCGGCGCGGGCGGCCTCCAGGACGGCGGACGCTGCCTGCGGATCGGCCTCGTCGGTGCCGGGTTTGACCAGCTCGACGCCGAGCATGAGCCCGCGCCCACGCACCTCCCGTACGCCCGGGACCTGCGCGGCGACGGCCCGCAGCCGCTCGATCAGCAGCCCGCCGACCCGCCGGGCGTTGCCCTGGAGGTCGTGCTCCAGGAGGTACGACAGGTTCGCGAGACCGGCCGCCATGGTGATCTGGGTGCCGCCGAACGTCGAAATGCTGTTGGAGTCCAGGCAGTTCATGATCTCGGCGCGGGCCACGACCCCGCCGATGGACATGCCGTTGCCGATGCCCTTGGCGAAGGTGAGGATGTCCGGCGGACCGGACTGCGCGTGTGCCTGCCAGCCCCAGAAGTGGTCGCCGGTGCGGCCCCAGCCGGTCTGCACCTCGTCGGCGATCCACAGGATGCCCCGCTCGTGCAGCACCTCACGGAAGGCGGCGTAGAGGCCGTCGGGCGGGGAGGTGAAGCCGCCGACGCCCTGGATCGGCTCGGCGATCAGCGCGGCGGGCGGGCGGGTGTGGCCGAGGAGGTCCTTCAGGTCGTCGACGCATGCCGCGATGAAGTCGTCGTCGCCGAGGGCGGCGTACGGGCCGCGGGTGCGCACGCCGCCGTGGACGTACAGCGTCTGCAGCGGGGACAGCGAGGTGGGCGACCAGCCGCGGTTGCCGGTGATGCCGACCGCGCTGAAGGAGCGGCCGTGGTAGCTGTTGCGCATCGCCAGGATCGTGTTGCTGCGCCGGTAGGTCGTGGCGAGCAGCAGAGCGGTGTCGTTGGCCTCGGTGCCGGAGGTGGTGAAGAAGACCCGGGCGTCCGGAATGCCGGACAACTGGGCGATCCGCTCGGCGAGTTCGACCATCGGCCGGTTCAGGTACAGGGTCGAGGAGTGGATGATCCGCCCGGCCTGCTCGCTGACCGCCTTGGTGATCTCGGGCAGGGCGTGCGCGGTCATCGTGGTGAGGATGCCGCCGAAGAAGTCGAGGTACCTGTTGCCCTCGGAGTCCCAGACGTACCGGCCCTCGCCGTGCGTGATCTCCAGCGGCTCCTCGTAGTACAGGGCGAGCCAGTCGGGCAGCACGGCCCGGTGGCGTCCCAGCAGGTCCTTGGTCACGGCTGCACCAGCCCTTCGTAGGCGTCGGGGCGGCGGTCGCGGTAGAAGGCCCACTGCTGCCGCACTTCCTCGATGAGGTCGAAGTCCAGGTCGCGGACGACCAGTTCCTCCTCCTTGTCGCTCGCCGTCTCCCCGACGAACTGGCCGCGCGGGTCGACGAAGTACGACGTGCCGTAGAAGTCGTTGTCGCCGTACTCCTCGACGCCGACCCGGTTGATGGCGGCGACGAAGTACTCGTTGGCGACGGCGGCCGCGGGCTGCTCCAGACGCCACAGGTAGGAGGACAGGCCCCGGTGGGTGGCGGACGGGTTGTAGACGAGCTGGGCGCCGTTGAGCCCGAGCTGCCGCCAGCCCTCCGGGAAGTGGCGGTCGTAGCAGATGTAGACGCCGACCTTGCCGACGGCCGTGTCGAAGACCGGCCAGCCGAGGTTGCCGGGCTTGAAGTAGTACTTCTCCCAGAAGCCCTTGACCTGCGGGATGTGGTGCTTGCGGTACTTGCCGAGGACGCTGCCGTCGGCGTCGATGACGACCGCGGTGTTGTAGTAGAAGCCGGACTGCTCGACCTCGAACACCGGCACGACGACGACCATGCCGGTCTCGCGCGCGAGGTCCTGCATACGCGTGGTGGTGGGGCCGTTCGGCACCGGCTCCGCCCAGCGGTAGTGCTCGGGGTCCTGGACCTGGCAGAAGTAGGGGGCGTTGAACACTTCCTGGAACCCGATGATCTTCGCGCCCTGTCGGGCCGCCTCGCGGGCGTGCTCCTCGTGTTTCGCCACCATGGAATCGGTGTCGCCGGTCCAGGTGGCCTGGACCAGAGCGGCACGTACGACGTTGGCCATGAGCTGCTCCTTCGGCGGGACGTCAGAGCCTCTACGCCCGTAGATCAGACCGTAGAGGGACGAACGTAAGCCTCCTGGAGAGGCTTGCCAAGACCATCGTCGTTAACCCGCGAAGTCGATCACGTTTCACACTCCAGTGGAGGAGCAACGTGCCCGGTCGGCAGGGTTGTGGGGAACCTGTCAGGTGGAGAATCCGGCGACGCGCAGGGCGTGCACCAGGTCCCAGTGCCGCTCCTGGGAGACGGCCTTCGCGGCCGTGAGGAGGAGCGGGACAAGCGTCCGCGGGTCCGGTTCGGCGCTGCGGGCGGCCTCCTCGGGGGTGCGGACGCGGACGTACGCGTCGAGGAGCGCGGAGACCTCGCGGCGCCGCCCCTCGGCGACCAGCGCGAGGACGGCCGCGCCGATCTCCCCGGCGGGCCGTGCGACGCCCTGGCGCAGCACCTGCTCCCCGTCGGTGCTCCGCCCCGCCGCGACCAGGGCGTCCGCGGCGGCCACCAGCCGCTCGGCGGGCAGCGAGGCGGCCTCCCAGAGCAGCGTCGCCCAGTCGGCGCCCAGCCCGGCGCGCTGGAGCTCCGCGGCGAGCAGCGGGAAGCGGTCGGCGGGCCAGTGGGCGACCTCGACGAGCAGGGCGTGCGCCTCGCCGGTACGGCCCTCGGAGCGCAGCCGCACCAGCGTCGCGACGGTGTCGGCGGTCTCCCGCAGCGCCGTGTCCCCGGTGTCCGTCGGGGCGGCCTGCTCCTGCGTCCGCCCGTCCGCCGCGTCGACCGCTCCGGCGAAGCGCGCGCCGCGCGGAGTACGGCCCCGTCGGGCGGGCGCGGCGGGCAGATCCGGTACGGCGGTCGGGGGTACGACGACGCCCCCGGCCTCCGCCTCCCCGACCCCGGCGAAACGGGCACCACCTCGGCGCCGCTTGCGCTGCTTGGCGGCCGGGGGCGGGGCCGCGGAGGGTGACTGTCGGGGGGTGTCGGCGCCGTGTGCGTGGTCGGAGGCGGTTGCGGTCGGCGCCTGCTGGGGGTCGTACGCCCTCTCGAACGCGCCGGTCCCGCTCAGCTGGTGTGTGCCGTACCCGGGGTGGACCCCTTCGGCGGCTCCGGGTCCAGGTGAGGTGGCCGGGGCGGGCGCGGGGGCGGGTCGCTGCGGTGCGTGGGAGGTGTCGGCCGTCTCCGGGGCCGCCGCAGGGGCGGTGCCGCGCTGCTGGGGCATGGCCACGAAGCCGTCGCCGTGGCCCGCGGCCCCGCGCTCACCGGCCCCGGCGCCCCCGCTCACCTGCCCGTCGGCCCAGGCCCGCTCCCCCGGCCCTGCGCCCCCGTCGTGGCCTCGGTGGACCGTCCCGGCGTCCTCCACCCGCACCCGCCGGAATGCCTCTTCCCCAACGGCCTGGTCCCGGCGGAGGGCGCCCTCGTCCCTCACCCGCCCCCGTCGGATCACATCGGCCCGGTCGCCCATCGTGCGATGGTCCAACGCGGTCATGCGGGACTGGAGTTCGGCGCAGCGGCGGACCGCGCGTTCGTGGTCGTCGCGGGCCCAGGCGAGGTCGAGACGGAGGGCGTCGGCCTCCTCCTGGGTAGTGGCCGACGCGAGCCGGCGGCCCAGTTCGGCCTGCCGTTCCGCGGCATAGCGCTGTTCGCGGAGCATGACGTCGAAGCGGTCACCGAGGGCGTCCCGGCCGCCGGGCCGGGCGTCGTGGGCGGCCTGCGCGGCGGCGTGCAGGGGGCGGGCCCGCTCCGCCTCGGCGCGGGCCGCCTCGGAGCCGTAGGCCACACCGAGGTCCTGGATGAGCGCCTCCACCACGTCCCAGGGCGGGATCTCACGGCCGTCGAGGCACGCTTGCATACCGTCCGGATCGCGCTGCCAGAACACCGCGCACCAGCCGCCGCCCTGGTCCAGACGCGCCAGCACACCGTCCAGGTAGGCCACGAACTCCCGCACCCGACCCGGGAGTTGATCCACTGCCATCGCTCAACTCCCGTTAGACCGGAGCACTCCGGTCCGTAAGCGAACACCAGCAGTGTTACGAACGGGCTACGGCGAGTTTTCAAAGCAGCAGCAGGAGTCTCCTGGCACGGCCCCGACCGCTGAGCGAACTCCCGTCACACACCCGCCAACTCACACAGTTGGGCCAGCTCGTCCATCGACAGGCCGAGCGCCCTGGCGAGCGCGGCGACCGTGAAGAACGCCGGGGTCGGCGCCCGCCCGGTCTCGATCTTCCGGAGGGTCTCCGCGGAGATCCCGGCGCTCGCCGCGACCTCGGTCATGCTGCGGCCGCCACGCGCCTCGCGCAGCAGCCGACCGAGCCGCTCGCCGCGTTCGCGTTCTTCGGGGGTGAGAGGGGTGCGCACCATGCCCCCCATTCTAATACCGGTATAGTAATTGGCATGGTGGAACTGAAGACGGACACATCGATGGATGCCATGCACGAGGCGGGACAGGTCGTCGGGCGTGCACTGACAGCCGTGGAGAAGGCCGCTGACGTGGGCGTGTCCCTGCTGGAGCTGGACGAGGTGGCGCGCGGGGTGCTGCGGGAGGCCGGGGCGTCCTCGCCCTTCCTCGGCTACCGGCCCACCTTCGCGACCACCCCCTTCCCCGCCGTCATCTGCGCCTCCGTGAACGACGCGATCGTGCACGGCATCCCGACCGGTTACCGGCTGCGCGACGGCGACCTCGTCTCGATCGACTGCGGTGCCCAACTCGGCGGCTGGGCGGGCGACTCGGCGATCAGCTTCACGGTCGGCCGGCCGCGTCCCGAGGACGTACGGCTGATCGAGACCGCCGAGCGGGCCCTGGCGGCCGGGATCGAGGCCGCGGTCGTGGGCAACCGCATCGGGGACATCGCGCACGCGATCGGCACGGTGTGCCGGGCCGGGGGCTACGGCATCATGGACGACTTCGGCGGCCACGGCATCGGCCGCCGTATGCACGAGGACCCGCCGGTCCCCAACGAGGGGCGCCCCGGGCGGGGGCTCGCCCTGCGGCACGGCATGGTGCTCGCCCTCGAGCCGATGCTCATCGCGGGTGGCACCGACGCGTACCACGCGGCGCCGGACGGCTGGACCCTGAAGACGGACGACGGCTCACGGGCGGCGCACGTCGAGCACACCGTGGCCGTCACGAACACCGGTCCACGGGTACTGACCGCACGCTGAGTCAAGGTGCGCCCTGAAGATCGCGGGCTCGGGGAGGGGCGCACGTGGGTTTCAAGCGGCTGTTCGGGACGGGGGATCCGGGCGAGGCGATCGAGGTGGACACGCGGATCCTCGGACCGGCGCTGCCGGGCGGGGAGTTGAGGGGCGAGGTCCTGCTCAGGGGCGGGCCGCGCGAGACGTACGTCGACCATCTCGGGCGAGGAGCGGCGGCTGACCTTCGCGGAGCGGCTGCCCTGGAGACCCCGCTGAGCGAACTCGGCGGACGGGCGCTGGGCGTCGCCCTCTCCGTGAAGAGCCGGATCGCGCGCGGCGACGACGGTGACGGCATCGAGGTCGACGACGACCTGCTGCACGTCTCGGCGCTGCCGCTGCACGAGGCGGTCCTCGACCTGTTCGCGGAGGAGGGCTGTCTCTGCGACGCGGCGGACGTCGTCGAGGGCGACGTGCCGGGCACCGAGCAGCGTCTCGGCATCATCCAGACCTTCCGGCTCACCGGCCACTCCCCCGATCCTGACCGGCCGGACGCCCTGGAGGTCACCTTCCAGACCAACGCCGTCGGCGCGATGGTGCATGTCCGGCGTGCCGCCCCCGACGAGCGGTACTGGGAGGACAAGCCCCCGGCCCGCCGCCTCCCCGCCGCCCACCACGAGGTCGGCACGGTCGACTGGCGGCCGCGGGTCGGCAAGGTCCTCAGCGAACTGGCCCTGCTGGACGATCGCTGAAAGTGCCCCACTCACCCATCCGTGCGAAGGTGTAACCGGCTGACACCCGGGTTACCCGGCCCCGGCACATCGATCAGCGAGGGCACCCCGGCCCGCGCGGGGTTGCCGGATGGGAACGCTATGACCAGCGGATTCAGCGGATCGGAAGGCTATGACGCCTTCGGAGAGTTCCTCGCCCGTTTCTTCGGCGGACCGCGTCCCGGTCCCCGGCAGATCAACATCGGCCAGCTGCTGAGCCAGCCGGCCCGGGAGCTGGTGCAGGGGGCCGCGCAGTACGCCGCCGAGCACGGCAGCCGGGACCTGGACACCCAGCACCTGCTGCGGGCCGCGCTCGCCGCCGAGCCGACCCGGACCCTGCTGAGCCGGGCGGGCGCCGATCCCGACTCGCTGGCCTCGGAGATCGACGAACGCTCCGGCCCGGTCCAGCACCAGCCGGAGGAGGCCCCGCCGCCGACCTCGCTGTCGCTGACCCCGGCCGCCAAGCGGGCCCTGCTGGACGCGCACGAACTGGCCCGGGCCCGGGGCGCCGGCTACATCGGCCCGGAGCACGTGCTGAGCGCCCTGGCCGCGAACCCGGACTCGGCAGCCGGCCACATCCTGAACTCGGCCCGCTTCGCCCCCACCGGTCTGCCTCCCGAGGCGACCCCGGACGCCGGACAGCCCCGCGCCGAGGCACAGCGCACCACGAGCACCCCCACCCTCGACAAGTACGGCCGCGACCTCACCGACCTCGCCCGCCAGGGCCGTATCGACCCGGTGATCGGCCGGGACGACGAGATCGAGCAGACCATCGAGGTGCTGTCCCGGCGCGGCAAGAACAACCCGGTGCTCATCGGGGACGCGGGCGTCGGCAAGACCGCGATCGTGGAGGGCCTGGCCCAGCGGATCGTCGACGGGGACGTGCCCGACGTACTGACCGGGCGGCGGGTCTTCGCCCTCGACCTGACCGGTGTGGTCGCCGGCACCCGCTACCGGGGCGACTTCGAGGAGCGCCTGACGAACATCGTGGGCGAGATCCGCGACAACTCCGACCGGCTGATCGTCTTCATCGACGAACTGCACACCGTCGTCGGCGCGGGCGGGGGCGGTGAGGGCGGCTCCCTGGACGCCGGCAACATCCTCAAGCCCGCACTGGCCCGCGGTGAGCTGCACATCGTGGGCGCGACCACGCTGGAGGAGTTCCGCCGGATCGAGAAGGACGCGGCCCTGGCCCGCCGTTTCCAGCCGATCCTGGTCCCGGAACCCACCGTGGCGGACGCGATCGAGATCCTGCGCGGCCTCAGCGACCGCTACGAGGCCCACCACCAGGTCCGCTACACCGACGAGGCGCTGGTGGCGGCCGTCGAGCTCTCCGACCGCTATCTCACCGACCGCCGGCTGCCGGACAAGGCGATCGACCTCATCGACCAGGCAGGAGCACGCGTACGGCTGCGGGCGCGCACCAAGGGCACGGATGTACGGGCCCTGGAGCGCGAGGTCGAGCAGCTGAGCCGGGACAAGGACCAGGCGGTCGCCGACGAGCAGTACGAGCAGGCCACGCAACTACGGG
Above is a window of Streptomyces griseorubiginosus DNA encoding:
- a CDS encoding TIGR03842 family LLM class F420-dependent oxidoreductase, whose translation is MDFGLVLQTDPPASKVISLMKRAERNGFTYGWTFDSAVLWQEPFVIYSQILSNTSKLTVGPMVTNPGTRTWEVTASTFATLNDMFGNRTVCGIGRGDSAMRVAGRTPNTLARISQAMKVIRALGSGQEADLGGTVVKFPWIKEGAQLPVWMAAYGPKALKMTGEEADGFILQLADLYLTEYMVKAVKDAAVAAGRDPSEVKICVAAPAYVTEDDSPEALAHAREQCRWFGGMVGNHVADLVSKYGSGGGLVPQELTDYIKAREGYDYSHHGRADNPDTAFVPDEIVDRFCVIGPVEKHIEKLNALRELGVDQFAVYDMHDAQEATIDAYGSEVIPAVNS
- the hydA gene encoding dihydropyrimidinase, translated to MPGRTIIRGGLVITASDEIHADVLIEDGRITALAATGTSAAEAWTADRTIDATGKYVIPGGVDAHTHMELPFGGTFASDTFETGTRAAAWGGTTTIVDFAVQSVGHTLREGLDAWHAKAEGNCAIDYGFHMIVSDVNQETLKEMDLLVEEGVTSFKQFMAYPGVFYSDDGQILRAMQRSAENGGLIMMHAENGIAIDVLVEQALARGETDPRYHGEVRKALLEAEATHRAIKLAQVAGAPLYVVHVSAMEAVAELARARDEGLNVFGETCPQYLFLSTDNLAEPDFEGSKYVCSTPLRPKEHQAKLWQGLRTNDLQVVSTDHCPFCFVGQKELGRGDFSKIPNGLPGVENRMDLLHQAVVDGHISRRRWIEIACATPARMFGMYPKKGTIAPGADADVVIYDPNAEQIVSAETHHMNVDYSAYEGKRLTGRVETVLSRGELVITEREYTGHAGHGAYTPRSTCQYLN
- a CDS encoding nitrilase-related carbon-nitrogen hydrolase: MSRVIRAALFQTAWTGDKESMIQVHEQAARDAAAQGAQVLCFQELFYGPYFCQVQDKAFYEYAEQIPDGPIVKRFQALAKELGIVLILPMYEEEQPGVLYNTAAVIDADGSYLGKYRKHHIPQVPGFWEKFYFRPGNLGWPVFDTKVGRIGVYICYDRHFPEGWRALGLAGAEIVFNPSATSRGLSAYLWQLEQPAAAVANEYFVGAINRVGVEELGDNDFYGTTYFVDPEAQFVGEVASDKETELVVRDLDLNKLREVRDRWQFFRDRRPDAYAPLTAP
- a CDS encoding PucR family transcriptional regulator: MSTTLEPLESSAPTLSVRQVLMLERVLAGEPEVVAGAGQLDRAVRWVHVAEAADVGVMLSGGEMVLTTGVLLAGDENKQAEYIQSLHRAEAAAVVLGLGRAFPAPPDVMRRAAERCGLPMVVLHRPFPFAELTEEVQARLVRRKFAAVSMSEAVRTALTGLITAGAPLQRMLDEIAHHSGCPVVVTNLAHRVLATAGERSAVDDVLRDWERIARQAGVSAGDGWIRAELGGRGERWGQIMLCGYRGDTATGRLLADRAAESLVLHRMLGGTSAHTWEEQSAQSLLTDLVSGVVPARQLLPRARAAGLPVNRRTFVPLVVRDGDPAELDRVLRLLGLPGIVAELADGATAVLLSLARDQDATVLTANFAARLTGTVVAAADPRAAWDDVPAGMREARHVADAVASGVLDLPAVVRLKDVHLRGLIRLLRDDPHVQSFAERELDGLLCDTGSGAADDLLAVLRTYLATGRNKSRTAQLHHVSRPALYRRLEAIQGRLGVDLDDFEQAASVHIALLAHDAQQS
- a CDS encoding aspartate aminotransferase family protein, whose amino-acid sequence is MTKDLLGRHRAVLPDWLALYYEEPLEITHGEGRYVWDSEGNRYLDFFGGILTTMTAHALPEITKAVSEQAGRIIHSSTLYLNRPMVELAERIAQLSGIPDARVFFTTSGTEANDTALLLATTYRRSNTILAMRNSYHGRSFSAVGITGNRGWSPTSLSPLQTLYVHGGVRTRGPYAALGDDDFIAACVDDLKDLLGHTRPPAALIAEPIQGVGGFTSPPDGLYAAFREVLHERGILWIADEVQTGWGRTGDHFWGWQAHAQSGPPDILTFAKGIGNGMSIGGVVARAEIMNCLDSNSISTFGGTQITMAAGLANLSYLLEHDLQGNARRVGGLLIERLRAVAAQVPGVREVRGRGLMLGVELVKPGTDEADPQAASAVLEAARAEGLLLGKGGGHNTSALRIAPPLSLTVAEAEEGAAILEHALRSTIQ
- a CDS encoding nitrilase-related carbon-nitrogen hydrolase, with amino-acid sequence MANVVRAALVQATWTGDTDSMVAKHEEHAREAARQGAKIIGFQEVFNAPYFCQVQDPEHYRWAEPVPNGPTTTRMQDLARETGMVVVVPVFEVEQSGFYYNTAVVIDADGSVLGKYRKHHIPQVKGFWEKYYFKPGNLGWPVFDTAVGKVGVYICYDRHFPEGWRQLGLNGAQLVYNPSATHRGLSSYLWRLEQPAAAVANEYFVAAINRVGVEEYGDNDFYGTSYFVDPRGQFVGETASDKEEELVVRDLDFDLIEEVRQQWAFYRDRRPDAYEGLVQP
- a CDS encoding helix-turn-helix transcriptional regulator yields the protein MVRTPLTPEERERGERLGRLLREARGGRSMTEVAASAGISAETLRKIETGRAPTPAFFTVAALARALGLSMDELAQLCELAGV
- the map gene encoding type I methionyl aminopeptidase, with translation MVELKTDTSMDAMHEAGQVVGRALTAVEKAADVGVSLLELDEVARGVLREAGASSPFLGYRPTFATTPFPAVICASVNDAIVHGIPTGYRLRDGDLVSIDCGAQLGGWAGDSAISFTVGRPRPEDVRLIETAERALAAGIEAAVVGNRIGDIAHAIGTVCRAGGYGIMDDFGGHGIGRRMHEDPPVPNEGRPGRGLALRHGMVLALEPMLIAGGTDAYHAAPDGWTLKTDDGSRAAHVEHTVAVTNTGPRVLTAR